Part of the Xenopus tropicalis strain Nigerian chromosome 3, UCB_Xtro_10.0, whole genome shotgun sequence genome, AGTTCTCAAAGCTGTCATTtgctctgcaactttttttttagaagataataaatcagcccttcaTTTTGACTTCACCCatgaatcctttaaaaaaaagcctATGAAAATTTGAATTTGGTTTTTTGTTTTCTCTATCTTGGGTTCCATTTTGGGGCAACTGAAGAGTTTTTTTAAGTGCCTTTctaataaataaaggataaagttgaacatttttttgtCATAAGCTAAGTGCATAAAGGGATCTCCAGAATTAGGTGCTTTTTTTAACCAATGTAAACTAAACAATTGACCTGCATGGTGTAATGTCATCTTGAATAAAACACTTGAAGGGATGGCTTCCACCAGGTTAAAGGTTCagtcatacatatatttattgggtCTAGCTAAATCTGCAATCAGATTTCAGAGCTGGGTTATTGTACTGGTCTCGGATTCAAATATCCTCTGGTTTTACATACCGTGATGACATTGAAGCATAGTTTGCACTACTTGTGAAGATAGGGAAACAGAGAAAGGGATACACATTCAATGCACCACTTAAATACGAGGACACTGTTCATATAAAGATATCATCCTGAGTCAATTCAActggctactaaaaaaaaatccccttcaTTTATATTCaactttgttttttctttgcatGTAAATCAAATAGAGTTGCAGCATTGCATAAATTTGAGTTGATCATGGTGCCAACTTGCAGGGAAAAAAGCTGCAAGGACTTGAGAACTAGGGAATTAAGTGCAAAACTTTCCTCGGAGTGAATGCATTAGTGTCTCTATCCGGTAAATGATCAATATAGAAGGGATGTTAATTTAGGACCTCCACAATACAAATTTCAGCTATAAAGATGTGTTCCAGAAGTCTCATTATTAATCTACACGTTATTTGATACGCAGGAAGTTCTGAGCACCCATTGGGAATTTGTTATGATATAAACCCACTTGCCCCTTTCTTATTAAATTCCTATACATTTTAACTCAGTTCACGGAGGCACTTTCAGCAATTCTGCGATGAAACGATAAAGGCACTAGCAACTATCTAAATCACTTCTGCTCTCcagattattattttatttttgtctttttcctttgtttttgtttttttttttgtttttttttttgttttttgttgttttttttttagcaaagtctAGAGCAGTGCAAAACTCTATGGATTTCAAATAATGGATGCAAAACAGATGGTCTGCAGTTTTTTTGATGCATATTGTTAAGGGATCATTACATTCTGATACTGCAACCCTAATCATGCATCTGCACCATGTTCAGTAAACCTATACATTGTCTTAGGTATCACTATGTGCTGTTCAGTTGACTTATATAGAGGCCATACGGTTCCCTTTTTAAGTttaattacttatatatatatatttataagtgtCTATTTATATACTTTAGAACTATGCCTGGAAAGTGGATAACATATTTCCCTGAGGATTACTGCGGGAAAATCAGTAGGCCCTTTAATTCCACCTGGCTCCCCAAAACATGAAGATCTTTTTATACTGATATCATGCATTACTTCTGGTTACACCTTAGTCGAATAGGCCCCATAATGCTGGGTATTTAAACATGCTTGATCTTCAAAAAAGTTATTGTTCCAGTTCGTCTAACATAGTCATATGCATTTACATACAGTACTGTAAATTACTAATTAAAAAGGTTTTCAATAAATTAGGAATGCACTTTAGGTGAatgcaaattaaaaagaaaatcataaatAAACATGATGTATGTCAATGCTTTGCGTTGGGACAGGAGGctgacgcccccccccccccccttccccctcatTGCCTTTTGCGGTCAGGCCGCAGCCCCTTTTTTTCTGGCGgcaaaagggttaaagaaaactTATCCACCCCCTATCGTATGAGGTTTCACATTTCAGGCATGCAAGATTACCAAATAAATACAGTTGGTATCAAATTCGAAAAAATCATGCTtatgacaaaaacaaaaagattttGCATCcaagttgtgaaaaaaaaatacatttaagtcaAATCcatctgctttttaaaaaaaaaaaaaaaaaaaaagtatttagcaGCAAGGCAGATGTTTgtcctttgtgtttttttaagtatttaaatTTTAAGTCCCTCTACTTTTAAGATGTAGCAAAGTCATGAATTGGTTCATAAGGTGCTTTTATGGATCTGTAGGTCATCGTTAAGTGCATAGTCATTCACTGGAAAGTTATACACTTCTTCAGAtcaataacaaaaagaaaaaaaaacagcaagtgTTTGCATACTTCATCTTAACCCTTTGATTGAGAAGTACTTCCTTGAATGCAGTGCGTGGTTGGCTGACATCTAATAGAACTCCATGCATATCTGTTAACTTTTAGTTTCTCTGTGATGATTGGTTGGAATTTAGGATTAACAGGCAAAgggggttttttttattgtatttttttttttttttttttaccttgctgTTCAAGTTGCATTTAATTCTTTCCCTATTATAACTGGATGTGGAGTGGGGTGTATTTCCCACGAACcagtttagaaaaagaaaattccatttaaaaataaatgacttttttttttttaacaaatcctGAAAGCTTTTGTGTTCACTGAGTGTAAACTCGCAATGCAACAAAGCATTAACGATGGCAAAATTAAGCATTCAAGACTATTTGTTTAAAGCATCTACAGAAAGAAGGGCCACCATTGGGTTTGGAGAAGGGAAGGTGGGTAGGTGGGGCCCAGTAAAATGGGAAGCCCTGAATATCaaatcagcatgtttttttaaGTCATGTATTGGGGGGTGGGCTGCTCCCCTAACTTGTACTAGGCCTCAGTATTTTTAAAGGTTAAGTTGATGGTGGCCCTGCAAAGAAGGAAGTGGTCATGATCATTCTGTAATGGGAGTGTGCTCTACACATCTGTAAGCAGCTTGCTTTTGTTAACACAGTTCTGATTGGCTATGGTGCAGTTGCCAGTTCTGATATTTGCCTCTCTAAAGTTATCTATGCTATTATTTAGATCCTCTTCAATCTCCATGTACTCAGATTTGCTCATTGTGGAAGAGCTGCGTCGACTCAAATCACTGTCAGAGGCTAAATTGGGGGTGCTAACATGGAGTAACTGAGCCTGTTCCTCCCCTTCAGTTTCTCGGTGGTAGAAGTAGTTGAAGTTGGACACAATGACAGGTACAGGCAGGGCAATTGTCAGCACACCAGCGATGGCACACAAGGAGCCCACGATTTTGCCTCCAATTGTCACAGGGTACATGTCACCATAGCCCACAGTGGTCATGGATACCACCGCCCACCAGAAAGCATCAGGGATACTTGCAAAATGAGATTCATCCTCTTCAGCTTCAGCAAAGTACACTGCACTGGAGAATAAGATGACCccaatgaatagaaaaaaaattagcaaCCCTAATTCTCTCATGCTAGCTTTCAAGGTCTGTCCCAAAATCTGGAGGCCCTTAGAATGCCTGGAGAGTTTGAAGATTCTAAACACTCTTACCAGTCTGATGACCCTCAGGATTGCCAAAGATGTTGCCTGCTCCCCTTTTTGGGGACCTTCTTGCTCTGCCATTTCAGTTCCCAAGGTGATAAAGTAAGGGATGATGGCCACAATGTCAATGAAGTTCATGATGTTCTTGAAGAACTCCGGTTTGCTGGGACAAGCAAAGAACCTCACAACCAACTCAAAAGAGAACCAGATGATGCAGAGGGTCTCCACCACAAAGAATGGATCCGTGAAGATGTTGGACTTGTAGAAAACTGTGCTGTTGTTCACCCGGCGACTAAAGATCCGCTCATCCTTTAACTCTGGTAAAGTCTCCAAGCAGAAAATAACAATTGAGATAAGGATAACCATCACTGACACTATGGCAATGATCCTAGCTGGACCAGAACTTTCGGGGTACTCAAACAAGAGCCACACCTGGCGTTGGAACTCTTTTTCTGGCAGAGGGCGTTCTTCCTCTCTTATGAAACCCTCATCCTCTCTAAATTTCTCCATGGCTTCTTCACCTAACTCATAAAACTTAATTTCCTCTGAGAACATGTCCAGTGGAACATTGACAGGTCTCCGGAGTCTACCCCCAGACTGATAGTAATATAAAATGGCATCAAAACTTGGACGGTTGCGATCAAAGAAGTACTCATTCCTCAGGGGGTCAAAGTATCGCATCCGTTTTTTGGGGTTCCCTAGCAGAGTGTTGGGGAACTGAGAGAGAGTCTTAAGCTGTGTCTCAAAGCGCAGCCCGGCCACATTTATGACCACCCTCTCACAGCATTCGTGGTCATCTTGGTCTGGATGGTAGCTGTCCTGAGGGTGACCAGGCAAGACTGATGTCTCGTCCATATTCTCCCCTGCTATCACGGTCATTTttccagaggggaggggggaaggagGAGCTGGTAAAGGTAATCACTTTGCTACTGCAGCACCCCTTCTTCTTAGAGAAACCCCCTGTTTTAAAGCCCACCCCCCCAAAACAACAAATCCTTGGTGGTACAGCTGGTCTCTAGTTGACGTTGGGAGGAGATTGACTATCTTAAGACCCAATGCAGCCAgtccccccccccttgccttgcAGAAATCTTGCCACAGACCCCAGCCACCAGCACTTTTCGTATCTAATTTGTATTCCTTCACTCCTGCTGGTCAGTCCTACTGTGAGAATGTATCATTGCTGCTCTGTCACAGTCCCCCAGCCATGCAGTGCTGTAGGATGGAAGCTACAGGGTCTTTGCCAACTCAGCACTTTTTCTCTTGCCTTCCCCTACTGCTTGTTGTCAGTGTTAGGCGAACCAGTGGAACACGCCAGTGCGGTAGGAGACTGCTgcagggaaataaaaaaaaaaaaaaaaaaaaaagaaagagagtgGACaggggaaaaaagagaaaaataggaaaaataaataagAGCTCCCTGTGTGTCATGAATAAGATATCATGCAAGGCAACACTTACAGATGGGTGCAAGTTCTCCTCCAGGCAAAGCACTGTGCGCATTCCAGCACTGGGATAACTTtgcgctcacacacacacttacaggCTGGAGAAATCACTTTGCTGCAGTGCATGGATTGCATGGGGGGTGCGGGGGGGTGAATAGAGGCAGAACCTAATGGGATGCTTACCTTCCGTGCCGCGGAGCAGGATGAAAGCGCTGAGGGAGCTGAGAGTGATGCGTCAAGCCTTGCGGCATCGGGAAGGCGCATGCAGAACACCCACTTTTTTGCGCCCCTTTTAACACCGAGATCGGTTTACAGGAGAGCGAGCATTAAGTCCTGCTGAAATATTCATATGGCATGCTATGGGGACCGATTCGAGTta contains:
- the kcna1 gene encoding potassium voltage-gated channel subfamily A member 1, with translation MTVIAGENMDETSVLPGHPQDSYHPDQDDHECCERVVINVAGLRFETQLKTLSQFPNTLLGNPKKRMRYFDPLRNEYFFDRNRPSFDAILYYYQSGGRLRRPVNVPLDMFSEEIKFYELGEEAMEKFREDEGFIREEERPLPEKEFQRQVWLLFEYPESSGPARIIAIVSVMVILISIVIFCLETLPELKDERIFSRRVNNSTVFYKSNIFTDPFFVVETLCIIWFSFELVVRFFACPSKPEFFKNIMNFIDIVAIIPYFITLGTEMAEQEGPQKGEQATSLAILRVIRLVRVFRIFKLSRHSKGLQILGQTLKASMRELGLLIFFLFIGVILFSSAVYFAEAEEDESHFASIPDAFWWAVVSMTTVGYGDMYPVTIGGKIVGSLCAIAGVLTIALPVPVIVSNFNYFYHRETEGEEQAQLLHVSTPNLASDSDLSRRSSSTMSKSEYMEIEEDLNNSIDNFREANIRTGNCTIANQNCVNKSKLLTDV